DNA sequence from the Halorussus limi genome:
GACCACCACGTCCGCGCCGAGTTCCAGCGGACGCTGGAAGTACGGTCCCATGAAGGTGTTGTCCACCCCGAGCAGCGCGTCGCACTCGTCCGCAATTTCGGCCATCTCCTCGATGTCACAGAGCCTGAGAAGCGGGTTCGTCGGCGTCTCCATCCAGAGCAGGGCGGTCTCGTCGGTCGCGGCGGCCCGGACCGCCTCGGGGTCGGTCGCGTCCACGAAATCGACGGCGACGTTCAACTTGTCGCGGAACAGTTCCTTCAGCATCGTGTTGGTCCCGCCGTAGAGGTCCTCGAAGGCGACGACGTGGTCGCCGGGTTCGACAACGGCCATTACGGTCGAGACGATGGCGCTGGTGCCCGACGCGAACGCCATCGCGTGGTCGCCGCCCTCCAGCGCCGCGACCCGCTTCTCGACGGCGTGGCGAGTCGGATTCGAGAGGCGGGTGTAGAGGAACTCGTCGGCGTCGGGGTCCAAATCTTCGAGCGCGGTGTCCATGTCGATGCCCTCGACCGCGTAGGTCGAAGCGAGGTGAATCGGCGAGGTCACGTCGCCCATCCCGCCCGAGAGGTCGGGTTCCTCGCCGTAGGTCACCGAGAGCGTCTCGAACCGCCTGTCGTCGGCCTCAGTCGATTTTTCGGAGGACATACACAACTATCGGACCTCCGACGCAGAGCCACATCATTGCTTCGACCGTATAATGCGCCGAAAGAATGTATCTACACGAAAAATAACCGGTGCGAATACCGGCAGAAATTGCTGCGCTCGCGGCGGAAATTTCATCGGCGTGCAAGACCGGACGGAACGGATTCCGGCCGCGGCGCGACGGTGCGCGTTCGCGTCGGCGCGCGCCGGAGTGACGCAGCGCCCGCGACGGAGTCGGTCAGTGCGCCTTCGCGTATACGTTCTCGGTGCGGGTGGTCCCGTCGAGTTGGGTCTCTGCCTCGTCGGTCTTCTCGAAACCGTGGGACTCGTAGAAGGCGTTGCCCATCTCGTTGTCGGCCAGCACCATCGCCTGCACCCGCTCTGCGCCCATCTCGGTGAGTCGGTCCTCCATGGCCTCCAACAGGGCGGTCCCGATGCCCTCGTGCCAGCGGTCGGGGTGGACGTAGAGTCGCAGGATGTCGCCCTCGCCGTCGTCGGTCGCTCCGTGCGCGAACCCGACGATTTCGCCGACTCGCGGTTCGCTCCGCTCTCCGCTGGCGTCTTCCGAGGCGCTCTGGGCCTCGCTCTCGTCGGTCGCCACCAGACACACCTGCTCGTCGTCGCCGACGATTCGGGTCATCGTCTCGTCGGCGTACCACGCCGCGACGGCGTCCTCCACGACGGATTCGGGCACCGCGTCGGCGTACGCGCTCCGCCACGATTCGCGGGCGACCGACCGGATAGTCGGGATGTCGTTCTCGGTGGCCTCTCGAATTTCCATGGTCGGTGTTAGCGCAGAACGCGGTTAGCCGTGACGGTCGGGTTCACCGGCCGTCGTGGCTGAACGAGAAGAGGAAAGCCGTGCGACAGGAGAGAGGGCGTTCAGTCGTCGCCCGAGACCGCCGCACCGCCGCCGCTCACGCCGGTTCCCGGACCGACGTCGATGCCGAGTTCGTCGAGTTTCTCGTCGGGCACGACGCCGTCCTCCCATCCGCGGACCTCGTAGTACTCGTCTTTGAGTTGGTCGAGTTCCACGAGTTGGCCCTCGGAACCGCCCTCTCCCGGAATCGCCTTGGGGTCGCCCTCGACGAAGCGGGCGGGCAGGTCGTCGTCGCTCCCGTCGAAGCCGACGAGGTTGTTGTAGTAGCGTTCGAGGTTGTAGATGCGCTCGCCGGCCTCCATGAGTTCCTCCTCGGAGAAGTCCAGTCCCGTCATGCCGTTGAACTGGAGGACGTACTCCTCGATTCCCTCCGCGAAGGCGTTGAACTTGCAGATGTCGAACGAGTCGCTGATGGCGTGGAGGTCTTGGAAGGTGGCGCAGAGTTCGCCCTTCCCCTCGGGTTCGCTCGGGTCGACCTTGGTCGGGATGCCCAGAATCTCGGCCGAGGGCGTGTACCCCCGGAGGTGGCAGGCCCCGCGGTTCGAGGTGGCGTAGCCGATGGCCATCCCCTTCATCGCCCGCGGGTCGTAGGCCGCCATCGTCTGGCCCTTCACGTCCAGCGACATGTCGGGGTCGCCGAGTTCCTCGGCGGCGCGCATCGCGCCCTCCGCCAGCAGGTCCGCGAGGTCGTCTTCGCGGTTGGCGACGCGCTCTATCATCTCTATCATTGTGTCGGCGTCGCCCCAGTCGAGGCCCTCGTCGAGGTGGCCCTCCTCGCTGGCCTCCATCGCCATCGCCATCGTGTTGCCCATGTCGATGGTGTCCACCCCGAGGTCGTTGCACCGGTCTATCATCATCGCGACCTTGTCGCGGTCGTCGTTCATCGAGTTCGGGCCGAGCGCCCACGCCGACTCGTACTCGTAGGACTCCATCCGGACGTTGTGGTCCTCGCCCTTGTGGTGGACCTGCACCTCGACCTCCTTCTTGCACGCGACCGGGCAGGAGTGGCAGGTCGGTTCGTCCACGAGGATGTTCTCCCGGACGTTCTCGCCGGAGACGTTCTCGGCGTCGATGTTGGGTTCCGAGTCGTCGGCCTCCGCCTCGCTGTGGGTGCTGGTGTGCTGGGCGTTGCGAGTCGGCAGGCCGTCCATCTCCTCTGTCAGGTTCATCAGGACGTTGGTGCCGTACATCGAGAGACCGCCCTCGTTCGGCGCGGTCACGTCCGACTCCTGAATCACCTGCATCGCCTGCTTGTGGCCCTCCTGGAAGGTCTCCTTGTCTGCGGGCTTGGGCATCTTGGTCGAGGACTTGACGACGACGGCCTTGAGGTTCTTTGACCCCATCACTGCGCCGGTGCCGCCCCGTCCCGAGGCCCTGTCGTCCTCGTTCATGATGCAGGCGTACCGGACCTGGTTCTCGCCGCCGGGGCCGATGGCCATCACCGAGAGGTTCTTGCCGACCTCGCCGTCGACCTCGTCGCCGAGTTCCTCGATGGTGTCGTGGACGCCCCAACCCCAGACGTGGGAGGCGTCACGCAACTCGACCTCGCCGTCCTCCACGACGGCGTAGACCGGGTCTTCGGCCTCGCCCTCGAACAGCAGGCCGTCGAACCCGGCCCACTTGAGTCGCGCGCCCGACCATCCGCCGTGGTGGGAGTCGGTGACGGTGTTCGTGAGCGGCGACTTGGTGCACACCGCGATGCGCCCGCTCATCACGGTCTGAGTCCCCGTCAGCGGGCCGTTCATGAACGCCAGCAGGTTGTCGGGACCGAGTGGGTCCACGTCCGGCCCTTGGTCGAAGACGTACTTCGCGCCGAGTCCGCGCGCGCCGATGTACTTCCGGGCATCCTCGTCGTCGATGCCCTCGTAGTCTACCGCTTCGTCGCTCAGGTCGATTCGGGCGACGTGGTCTTGGTATCCGCCGAGGTCAGTCATAGTAACGGTCTATCATTGTATTAGGCCGCAAGCGTGTTAGTGATTGCCTCGGGGACGTAACCAAATATGGTTACGAAAGCCGCCCCGACGGCTCGTCGGACTCGTCGTCCGAGCGCAGACGCCGGTACAGTTCGAGAACCGTCTCGACGAGCGAGAGGACAATTTCGAGTATTGCACCGAGCACGTGGTGTAGGTACGACGAGTGGGAATTTAAGCGGCGATGTCGGTCACGGGGTCGGAGTCCGAACCGGTACGCAACGACTCGCCGACCGGTGGTTTTTAGCGCGATACGTCGCAACTCTCCGCCGATGGAACTGGACGCGCTCCGTCCGCCGCGCTGGCTCCGCTGGCTCGCGGTCGCAGTCGTGGCTGGCGGCATCTTCTACGCCTCGGTCCTCGACTCGCCGTCGTCGGGACTCCCGTCGCTCGGTCCGCTCGGCGTGTTCGGCATCGACAAGTGGCTCCACGCGTTCGCCTACGCGGCGCTCGCCGGGGCGCTCGCGGCCGCGCTCGCTCCCGGCCGCACGCCCGCGGTCGTGGCCGCGCTCGCAGCCCTGCTCTCGGTCGGGTACGGCGTCGGCATCGAGTTCGTGCAGGCACCGCTCGCGCAGCGACACTTCTCGGTCGCGGACATGGTCGCCGACGGGGCCGGGGCGTTCGTCGCGGTCCTCGCCTGGCGGCTCTGCGTCGGGTTCGTGGGTCGGAGGTCTTCGGAGAGGGCGGAAGAACGAGAGGTGTAGCTGTCCGTTCTCCCGGCGATTCTCGGTCGTTTGATTCTCGGTTCGGCTTGGATTCTCGGTTTGTGCTTGTTCCGACGTGCGCGAGCAACGCGCGCGAGACGAAAGTAACCAGTTTCTGGTTGCTCTCGTAGTCAAGAGTCGCTACTCCCGACTCCGATGAGCAACTGCACCGCAACCGCACAGCACCACGACAGCCTCGGACCTCCCCAGCCTCCTGCGTTGCTCGGCCTGCGGCCTGCGCTACTCGTCCCTCACGCGCATCGGCGCGACACGAGAGTCGCGCCGGGGCGTGCCGGGACCGACGAACTACTCACTGAACTCGGATTTCGGACCCGAAGCCGATTTACGCGCCCGAACGCTACCCACGCCCAATGAGTAAGCCGACGCCCGACGTGTACGAGCAGGGGCGGGGAATGGACGCCCACAACAAGGTGATGCGCGAGATTCGCGCCGAGAAGGACGAGACCTACGACCCCCACGAACCCACGCGGGTCTGGATAGACGAGGACCGCACGCCCGGCGGCGTCTACCAGAGCCTCACCATCATCCTCAACACCGGCGGGTGTCGGTGGGCGCGCGCCGGCGGGTGTACGATGTGCGGCTACGTCGCCGAGTCCGTCGAGGGCGGGTCGGTCGCCCACGAGGCGCTGATGGACCAGATTCAGGTCTGTCTCGACCACGAGCGGGAGCAAATCGAGGCGGATGAGGCCGACGGCGAGTCGGGCCTCATCAAAATCTACACCTCCGGGTCGTTCCTCGACGAGCGTGAAGTCGGCGCGGAGACCCGCCGAGCCATCGCCGAGACGTTTTCGGACCGCGAGCGCATCGTGGTCGAGAGCCTGCCCGACTTCGTGGAGCAGGAGAAAATCGAGGACTTTACCGAGCAGGGGCTGAACACCGACGTCGCCATCGGACTGGAGACCGCGACCGACCGCGTGCGCCACGACTGCGTGAACAAGTACTTCGACTTCGAGAACTACATCGAGGCCAGCGAGGAGGCCGAGGCCGCCGGGGCCGGAATCAAGGCCTACCTCCTGATGAAGCCGCCGTTCCTCTCGGAGTCCGAGGCCATCGAGGACATGAAGTCCTCCGTGCGCCGGTGCGCCGAGTACGCCCACACCGTCTCCATGAACCCGACCAACGTCCAGCGATACACCATGGTCGACCAGTTGTACTTCCGGGACGGCTACCGGCCGCCGTGGCTCTGGTCGGTCGCCGAGGTGCTGGAGGACACCGCGGACGCCGACGCCATCGTGGTCTCGGACCCCGTCGGCCACGGGTCGGACCGCGGCCCGCACAACTGCGGGGAGTGCGACGACCGAGTCCAGAAGGCCATCAAGGACTTCGACATCCGGCAGGACCCGAGCGTCTTCGAGGAAGTGTCCTGCGAGTGCGAGGCGACGTGGGAAGCGGTCGTGGAGCGCGAGAAGAGCTTCAGCCTGCCGCTCGCGCGGTAAGTCGGTCACTCGGTTCCGTCTCGACTACTTCTCCGCGACCCCTCCCGGCGTTTCGAACGACACCGATAGCTATCAGCGACCGCCGCAACCCTCGCTAGTGCTGATGCTCGCCGACTCGATTCGGTCCGCGCGAATCGCCACGTCCGTGGCCGACTCGTTGCAGTCGAACCGGGACTCCGGAACCTCGACGATTTTCTCTCGGTCCCCGAGGCCGACCGTAATCGCGTAGTCGCCGCTCTCGCGCAGGTCGATAGCGAGATTCGCGCCGGCATCGAGGGCGTAGCGCTTCGAGAACCACGGCTCGGCGTCGGCCCCGCCGGCGATGCCGACCGTCACCTCCCGACTCCGCTCGGTCGCGTTCCAGACCCAGACCTGATGGTGGTCGCTCCCTCGCCCGACCGCGAGCGTCGCGACCGTCGCGTCGGCCGAGAGGTCGGTGATGGCCGCCGGAACGCCCCTGTCGGGCGGGTCGGACTCCTCGCGCACGTCCGGGGGTCCACCCGCGAACGGCACCGACGAGAGGCATCCCGAGACCGACGCGGCGAGCGCCGACCCGCCGAACGCGAGGAGGCGGCGTCTGGTGAGACTCGACCTAAGGTCCCGACCCATCGCTACGTCCCTCCGGGCGTGGTCGTGCAGGCCATCGAGGTCGAGACCGTCCCGGCCTCGATGCCGTCGAGTCGCACCTGCACGTCGGTCCCGGTGGCGTTGCACCGGAACCGGTCGGGTTCGACGGTGACGGTCTTTTCGTAGTCGCCCTCGCGGACGGTCACGTCGTAGGTGCGCCGCTCGCGGAAGACGACCGCGAGCGGTGCCCCGGCGGGGAACTCGGTCTCGACGCGGTAGAGTTCCGTACCCCCGGTCGCGACCGTGACCTCGACGGTGGCGGGGTCCCCGGTCAGGTTCCATACCCAGACGTGGGGCGTCTCGTAGTGGTTGCCCGGCGAGTCAGGTCGCTCTCCGACGACGAACGCCCGAAACGGTTCGTAGGTGTCGGACTCGATGGTCGGCGAGCGCGGAACGCCCCGGTCGGCGACCGCGGCCGGTTCGACCGCCTCGACGGTCGGCGGAGCAGAGTCGGTCGTCCCGGTTCCGTTCGGCGGTTCCGTCTCGGCGGTCGTCCCGGTCTCGGGCCCGGGAGTCGTCCCGCCGGACGACTTGCCGCCGGAGCCGAGACACCCGGCGACGCCGAGGGATGTCCCGGCCGCGAAGGTCCGCAGCAGCGCGCGTCTGGAGGGCATGGCCGGGAGATGGTCGTCGCCCGACAAGTGTCTTCTGCGTCGCCTTCGGGCCGTGCGGCCGCCGGACCCGACGAGCGCCCGGTCGCGGACAGGTCGACCGAGAAACTCCGGAACCGCCAGCGGGCGGCCGGAAACGGCCGGTTCAATCGCGGTTGCGAGCGTCTAAGCCGACCCTACTCGCCGGATACTCGCCGGATAACAAAGTCCTCGCTCGCCTTGCGTGGTCGTGGGGGTGGCACACTGGGGCGACGCCCGGCGACCGGGGAGTTCGCCGGAGTCGTCGTCCGGTGTGTCGGACACATGTCCGAGGGATGGGGCGACTACGAAACTATCTTCTGTTCGAACGGCTGGATCGAGATTCGGAACAGCGACGAGACCCACGACCAGTGGATAGCCAGCGATACGCCGGTGTCCATCGAACGATGACGGTCGGAACTGGTCCGGTCGCGGCCGGAATCGACCCGCTGGCGGTCGCCGCGGGACCGGTCTCGGCGTGGTCGGTCGCGGCCGTCGTCGGCTGGCTCGTCGTGGTGGTTCTCGTCTGGTTGCTGTTCTTCGCTTACGGCCGAGGGAAGCGCCAGACCCCGCGGCCCTGAGCGGTCCGCGGCCGCGATTCGCGATTCGTTTCTCAGGCCTCGAAACCGCGCAGGATGCCCTGTCCGTCGGTGCCGCCGATGTCGGGGAGCGAGATGCGCTCGGGGTGGGGCATCAGCACCGCCACGTTCTCGGACTCGCCGAGGACGCCGGCGACGTTCCCCTTCGACCCGTTCGGGTTGGCCTCGTCGGTGACGTCGCCCGCCTCGTCGCAGTACCGGAAGAGGACGCGGTTCTCGTCGTTCAGTTCCGCGAGGTGGTCGTCGGGCACCTCGAAGCGGCCCTCGCCGTGGGCGATGGGTAACTCCACGACTTCGCCCTCGTCGTACCGGGCGGTCCACGGCGTGTCGGCGTTCTCGACCCGGACGTGGACGCGCTCGCACTGGAACCGCGCGGAGGCGTTGGTCGTGAACGCGCCGGGGGTGAGCCGCGACTCCGAGCCGATTTGGGCGCCGTTGCAGACGCCGAGGACCGGCGTGCCGGAGGCGGCCGCCTCCCGAACCTCGGCCATGATTGGGCTGTTGGCCGCGATTGCGCCCGCCCGGAGGTAGTCGCCGTAGGAGAACCCGCCGGGGAGCATGACGCCGGAGGGGTCCTCGGGCAGGCCGTCCTCGTGCCAGACGAGTTCGGCGTCGATGTCGAGGTGCGAGAGCGCGCGCCGGGCGTCCCTGTCGCAGTTGCTGCCGCCGAATTGGACGATAGCGACGGTCACGCGGACCACCTCTCGCGGCGTTCGCAGACGGTCGGTGTCGTCGAGATAGCGACGGTCATGCTCGGGGTTCGACCTCGACCTCGTAGTCGTGGATGGTCGGGTTCGCCAGCAGTCGCTCGGCCATCTCGTCGGCGCGCTCGGCGGCCGAGTCCGGCGACTCGGCGTCCAAGTCGAGTTCGAACCGGTCGGCCGACCGCAAGTGGTCCAACTCGAAGCCTAGTCGTTCCAGCGCCCGCTTGGTCGTCTCTGCCTCGGGGTCGAGGACGCCCTCCTTCAGGCGGACCGTGACCGTGGCGGTGTAGGCAGTCATCGGGTCGAGATGGTCGTTCATGCTCAAAAGCCCTTTCGGAATCCACGGTCGTTTCACGAACGTGCATACATGCGGGAAT
Encoded proteins:
- a CDS encoding GNAT family N-acetyltransferase, whose amino-acid sequence is MEIREATENDIPTIRSVARESWRSAYADAVPESVVEDAVAAWYADETMTRIVGDDEQVCLVATDESEAQSASEDASGERSEPRVGEIVGFAHGATDDGEGDILRLYVHPDRWHEGIGTALLEAMEDRLTEMGAERVQAMVLADNEMGNAFYESHGFEKTDEAETQLDGTTRTENVYAKAH
- a CDS encoding aldehyde ferredoxin oxidoreductase family protein, with amino-acid sequence MTDLGGYQDHVARIDLSDEAVDYEGIDDEDARKYIGARGLGAKYVFDQGPDVDPLGPDNLLAFMNGPLTGTQTVMSGRIAVCTKSPLTNTVTDSHHGGWSGARLKWAGFDGLLFEGEAEDPVYAVVEDGEVELRDASHVWGWGVHDTIEELGDEVDGEVGKNLSVMAIGPGGENQVRYACIMNEDDRASGRGGTGAVMGSKNLKAVVVKSSTKMPKPADKETFQEGHKQAMQVIQESDVTAPNEGGLSMYGTNVLMNLTEEMDGLPTRNAQHTSTHSEAEADDSEPNIDAENVSGENVRENILVDEPTCHSCPVACKKEVEVQVHHKGEDHNVRMESYEYESAWALGPNSMNDDRDKVAMMIDRCNDLGVDTIDMGNTMAMAMEASEEGHLDEGLDWGDADTMIEMIERVANREDDLADLLAEGAMRAAEELGDPDMSLDVKGQTMAAYDPRAMKGMAIGYATSNRGACHLRGYTPSAEILGIPTKVDPSEPEGKGELCATFQDLHAISDSFDICKFNAFAEGIEEYVLQFNGMTGLDFSEEELMEAGERIYNLERYYNNLVGFDGSDDDLPARFVEGDPKAIPGEGGSEGQLVELDQLKDEYYEVRGWEDGVVPDEKLDELGIDVGPGTGVSGGGAAVSGDD
- a CDS encoding VanZ family protein → MELDALRPPRWLRWLAVAVVAGGIFYASVLDSPSSGLPSLGPLGVFGIDKWLHAFAYAALAGALAAALAPGRTPAVVAALAALLSVGYGVGIEFVQAPLAQRHFSVADMVADGAGAFVAVLAWRLCVGFVGRRSSERAEEREV
- a CDS encoding archaeosine biosynthesis radical SAM protein RaSEA; this encodes MSKPTPDVYEQGRGMDAHNKVMREIRAEKDETYDPHEPTRVWIDEDRTPGGVYQSLTIILNTGGCRWARAGGCTMCGYVAESVEGGSVAHEALMDQIQVCLDHEREQIEADEADGESGLIKIYTSGSFLDEREVGAETRRAIAETFSDRERIVVESLPDFVEQEKIEDFTEQGLNTDVAIGLETATDRVRHDCVNKYFDFENYIEASEEAEAAGAGIKAYLLMKPPFLSESEAIEDMKSSVRRCAEYAHTVSMNPTNVQRYTMVDQLYFRDGYRPPWLWSVAEVLEDTADADAIVVSDPVGHGSDRGPHNCGECDDRVQKAIKDFDIRQDPSVFEEVSCECEATWEAVVEREKSFSLPLAR
- the purQ gene encoding phosphoribosylformylglycinamidine synthase I; protein product: MTVAIVQFGGSNCDRDARRALSHLDIDAELVWHEDGLPEDPSGVMLPGGFSYGDYLRAGAIAANSPIMAEVREAAASGTPVLGVCNGAQIGSESRLTPGAFTTNASARFQCERVHVRVENADTPWTARYDEGEVVELPIAHGEGRFEVPDDHLAELNDENRVLFRYCDEAGDVTDEANPNGSKGNVAGVLGESENVAVLMPHPERISLPDIGGTDGQGILRGFEA
- the purS gene encoding phosphoribosylformylglycinamidine synthase subunit PurS, which gives rise to MTAYTATVTVRLKEGVLDPEAETTKRALERLGFELDHLRSADRFELDLDAESPDSAAERADEMAERLLANPTIHDYEVEVEPRA